The following proteins come from a genomic window of Musa acuminata AAA Group cultivar baxijiao chromosome BXJ1-7, Cavendish_Baxijiao_AAA, whole genome shotgun sequence:
- the LOC135679129 gene encoding uncharacterized protein LOC135679129, with the protein MDSSPPSHARSDQDSLPTASAAPDQTIADGGTTVAADDGGEEKKGEANGGSEVEEEEEEEEGECGFCLFMKRGGCKDAFVAWEKCMQAAEKRDEDIVDKCSEAAALLKRCMDTHPDYYEPILRAEQALADAAAAAAASDRDSEDEKKKGKHS; encoded by the coding sequence ATGGATTCTTCTCCTCCCTCGCATGCCAGATCCGATCAAGATTCGCTACCGACCGCCTCCGCAGCTCCGGACCAGACGATCGCGGACGGGGGAACAACGGTGGCGGCGGACGAcggaggagaggagaagaagggaGAAGCGAATGGAGGAAGCGaagtagaggaggaggaggaggaggaggagggggagtgcGGTTTCTGCCTCTTCATGAAGCGCGGCGGGTGCAAGGACGCCTTTGTCGCGTGGGAGAAGTGTATGCAGGCGGCCGAGAAGCGCGACGAGGACATCGTCGACAAATGCTCCGAGGCCGCGGCCCTCCTCAAGAGGTGCATGGACACCCACCCCGACTATTATGAGCCCATCCTCCGAGCCGAGCAAGCTCTGGCCGACGCTGCTGCTGCCGCGGCCGCCAGTGATCGTGACTCGGAGGAtgagaaga